The following coding sequences lie in one Flavobacterium cyclinae genomic window:
- a CDS encoding pyruvate dehydrogenase complex E1 component subunit beta, with product MRTIQFREAVCEAMSEEMRRDESIYLIGEEVAEYNGAYKASKGMLDEFGPKRVIDAPIAELGFAGIAVGSAMNGNRPIVEFMTFNFSLVGIDQIINNAAKMRQMSGGQFPMPMVFRGPTASAGQLGATHSQAFENWFANTPGLKVVVPSTPYDAKGLLKAAIRDNDPVIFMESEQMYGDKGEVPEGEYTIPLGVADVKREGSDVTIVSFGKIIKEALAAAEELAKEGISCEIIDLRTVRPMDYDAIINSVKKTNRLVVLEEAWPFASVASEITYMVQERAFDYLDAPVQRITTADAPAPYSPTLLKEWLPNSEDVIKAVKKVMYK from the coding sequence ATGAGAACGATACAATTTAGAGAAGCAGTATGTGAGGCGATGAGCGAAGAAATGCGTCGCGATGAATCAATTTATTTAATTGGGGAAGAAGTAGCAGAATACAATGGGGCTTACAAGGCTTCAAAAGGAATGCTTGATGAATTTGGACCAAAACGTGTAATTGATGCTCCTATTGCTGAGTTAGGATTTGCCGGAATTGCCGTAGGTTCGGCTATGAATGGGAATCGTCCAATTGTAGAGTTTATGACATTTAACTTCTCATTAGTTGGAATTGACCAAATAATCAATAACGCAGCAAAAATGCGTCAAATGTCTGGTGGACAGTTCCCAATGCCAATGGTGTTTAGAGGTCCTACAGCTTCTGCAGGTCAGTTAGGTGCTACACATTCTCAAGCTTTTGAAAACTGGTTTGCTAATACTCCTGGTTTAAAAGTAGTTGTACCTTCAACTCCTTACGATGCTAAAGGTTTGTTGAAAGCGGCTATTCGTGATAATGATCCTGTTATTTTTATGGAATCAGAACAAATGTACGGTGATAAAGGTGAAGTTCCAGAAGGAGAATATACAATTCCACTAGGAGTTGCTGATGTTAAAAGAGAAGGTTCTGATGTAACAATCGTTTCTTTTGGAAAAATCATCAAAGAAGCACTTGCTGCAGCTGAAGAATTGGCTAAAGAAGGGATTTCTTGTGAAATTATCGATTTAAGAACAGTTCGTCCTATGGATTATGATGCAATTATTAACTCGGTTAAGAAAACAAATAGATTAGTTGTTTTAGAAGAAGCTTGGCCTTTTGCTTCTGTTGCTTCTGAAATTACTTATATGGTTCAAGAAAGAGCGTTTGATTATTTAGATGCTCCTGTTCAAAGAATTACAACTGCTGATGCTCCAGCACCATATTCACCAACTTTATTAAAAGAATGGTTGCCAAATTCTGAAGATGTTATCAAGGCAGTAAAAAAAGTTATGTATAAATAA
- a CDS encoding electron transfer flavoprotein subunit beta/FixA family protein, with protein MKILVCISHVPDTTSKINFVNGDSEFDTNGVQFVINPNDEFGLTRAIWFKEQQGANVTVVNVGGADAEATLRKALAIGADEAIRINANPTDGMFVAKQLAEVVKNGGYDLIIAGKESLDYNGGMVPGMMAAMLGYNFVNACVGIDVNGNEAKVTREIDGGKEIVSAGLPLIIGGQKGLVEEKDLRIPNMRGIMMARTKALTLVEPTGDASATKAVKFEKPAAKSAVKLVSADNLDELINLLHNEAKVI; from the coding sequence ATGAAAATATTAGTTTGCATCAGTCACGTACCTGATACTACTTCAAAGATTAATTTTGTCAATGGTGACAGTGAATTTGACACAAATGGTGTTCAATTTGTGATTAATCCTAATGATGAATTTGGTTTAACAAGAGCCATTTGGTTCAAAGAGCAACAAGGAGCAAATGTTACAGTTGTAAACGTTGGTGGAGCTGACGCTGAGGCAACTTTAAGAAAAGCATTAGCTATTGGAGCAGATGAAGCAATTCGTATCAACGCGAATCCTACAGACGGAATGTTTGTTGCTAAACAATTAGCGGAAGTTGTTAAAAATGGAGGTTACGATTTAATCATTGCTGGTAAAGAATCATTAGATTACAATGGTGGAATGGTTCCTGGAATGATGGCTGCTATGTTAGGTTACAATTTCGTAAACGCTTGTGTGGGTATTGATGTAAACGGAAATGAAGCTAAAGTAACAAGAGAAATCGACGGTGGAAAAGAAATCGTTTCTGCAGGTTTACCTTTAATTATTGGTGGTCAAAAAGGTTTAGTAGAAGAAAAAGATTTACGTATTCCAAACATGAGAGGTATCATGATGGCAAGAACTAAAGCTTTAACTTTAGTAGAACCAACAGGAGACGCTTCTGCAACCAAAGCAGTGAAATTTGAAAAACCAGCTGCTAAATCAGCAGTAAAATTAGTAAGTGCTGATAATTTGGATGAATTAATTAACTTATTACATAACGAAGCAAAAGTAATTTAA
- a CDS encoding electron transfer flavoprotein subunit alpha/FixB family protein, with amino-acid sequence MSILIYAESAEGKIKKVALELASYAKKVATSMGTTVTAVTINNSDNSALAAYGVDKVLNVSNDKLNNFSAKAYADVVAQAAKKEGTQIVLVSSSTDSLYLAPLVAVTLEAGYASNVVALPVSTSPFQVKRTAFSNKAFNITEISTPVKVLGIAKNSFGLVEDAVAMTEEAFAPSLNDADFGIKVENVEKVTGKVTIADAEIVVSAGRGMKGPENWGMIEELASVLGAATACSKPVSDIGWRPHSEHVGQTGKPVASNLYIAVGISGAIQHIAGINSSKVKVVINTDPEAPFFKVADYGVVGDAFTVVPQLIEKLKAFKASNS; translated from the coding sequence ATGTCGATATTAATATATGCTGAATCAGCAGAAGGAAAAATTAAAAAAGTAGCTTTAGAATTAGCTTCATATGCAAAAAAAGTAGCTACTTCTATGGGAACAACAGTTACAGCAGTAACTATTAACAACTCTGACAACAGCGCTTTAGCTGCTTACGGAGTAGACAAAGTATTAAACGTTTCTAACGATAAATTAAACAACTTTAGTGCAAAAGCTTATGCTGATGTAGTTGCTCAGGCAGCAAAGAAAGAAGGAACTCAAATCGTTTTAGTTTCTTCATCTACAGACAGTTTATATTTAGCACCACTTGTTGCGGTAACTTTAGAAGCAGGTTATGCTTCAAATGTGGTAGCTTTACCTGTTAGTACTTCACCTTTCCAAGTGAAAAGAACTGCTTTCTCAAACAAAGCTTTCAATATTACCGAAATTTCAACTCCAGTAAAAGTTTTAGGAATTGCTAAAAACTCTTTCGGTTTAGTGGAAGATGCAGTTGCAATGACAGAAGAAGCTTTCGCACCATCATTAAACGATGCTGATTTCGGAATCAAAGTTGAAAACGTAGAAAAAGTAACTGGAAAAGTAACTATTGCTGACGCTGAAATCGTAGTTTCTGCAGGTCGCGGAATGAAAGGCCCAGAAAACTGGGGAATGATTGAAGAATTAGCTTCCGTTTTAGGTGCTGCAACAGCATGTTCTAAACCCGTTTCTGATATCGGATGGAGACCTCACAGCGAGCACGTAGGACAAACTGGAAAACCAGTAGCTTCTAACTTGTATATCGCAGTGGGAATTTCTGGAGCAATCCAACATATTGCAGGTATCAACTCTTCGAAAGTAAAAGTAGTTATCAACACAGATCCAGAAGCTCCTTTCTTTAAAGTTGCTGATTACGGAGTGGTAGGTGATGCTTTCACGGTAGTACCTCAATTAATAGAAAAATTAAAAGCATTCAAAGCGAGCAACTCGTAA
- a CDS encoding bifunctional nuclease family protein, giving the protein MSLVKLTIKGISYSQTQNGAYALILNEVDGERKLPIVIGAFEAQSIAIALEKEIKPPRPLTHDLFKNFADRFDIVVKQVIIHKLVDGVFYSSIICERDKIEEIVDARTSDAIALALRFNAPIFTYKNILDKAGIYLSINPSETQNENEDTDNILTPTETYEEDVVVPADNYSGYSLKELYQKLDEAVQNEDYERAAKIRDEISKKES; this is encoded by the coding sequence ATGAGTTTAGTAAAATTAACTATAAAAGGCATTTCCTATAGTCAAACACAAAATGGAGCCTATGCCTTAATCCTAAATGAAGTGGATGGTGAGCGAAAACTTCCAATTGTTATTGGAGCTTTTGAAGCGCAGTCGATTGCAATTGCTCTTGAGAAAGAAATTAAACCCCCAAGACCACTTACACATGATTTATTTAAAAATTTTGCAGATCGATTTGACATTGTAGTAAAACAAGTAATCATTCACAAGTTAGTTGATGGTGTTTTCTACTCAAGTATTATTTGTGAAAGAGATAAAATAGAAGAAATTGTTGATGCTCGTACTTCAGATGCTATTGCTTTGGCTTTACGCTTTAATGCTCCTATTTTTACTTACAAAAACATTTTAGATAAAGCAGGTATTTATCTTAGCATAAATCCTTCTGAAACTCAAAATGAAAATGAGGACACCGACAATATTTTAACTCCAACCGAGACTTATGAAGAAGATGTTGTGGTTCCAGCGGACAACTATTCAGGCTATTCTTTAAAAGAATTGTACCAAAAATTAGACGAAGCGGTTCAAAACGAAGACTACGAAAGAGCCGCAAAAATCAGAGACGAAATTTCAAAAAAAGAATCATAA
- a CDS encoding NupC/NupG family nucleoside CNT transporter, translating into MYKYIFYVIALFLSFTTSAQEIEKKWQLSSSNKDYLELKGGSYELNITSDSLIQKGDYLVQDNFIFLFENGSDSPTKRFVIETKTDSTLTLKNKGKAYSFFASNKATKAEVINGKIQPNEGFSTHSLLRGILGMFALLGIAYLFSSNRKAVNWKTIGIGLGVQLILAVGVLKVGFVKTGFEFVGSLFVKVLDFTRAGSEFLLGGMMNVDNFGFIFLFQVLPTIIFFSALTSLLFYLGVIQIVVKGMATILTKLMNISGAEGLSTAGNIFLGQTEAPLMIKAYLEKMNRSEIFLVMTGGMATVAGGVLAAYISFLGGNDPVLRLEFAKHLLAASVMAAPGAIIISKILCPQTESVNTDVEVTKEKIGSNILDAIATGTTEGLKLAANVAAMLLVFIAFIAMINYTFGKIGLWTGLNDVIAANTPYKSFSLETILGIIFSPLMWLIGIAKEDMMLMGQLLGIKLAASEFVGYIQLAELKNVANEVHFTFNKSVIMATYMLCGFANFASIGIQIGGIGSLAPNQRKTLSEFGLKAVLGGSLASLLSATIAGMIIG; encoded by the coding sequence ATGTATAAATATATTTTTTATGTAATAGCTTTATTTTTAAGCTTTACAACTTCAGCTCAAGAAATTGAGAAAAAATGGCAACTTTCATCTTCTAATAAAGACTATTTAGAATTAAAAGGGGGTAGCTATGAACTAAACATTACATCAGACAGCTTAATTCAAAAAGGAGATTATTTAGTTCAAGATAATTTTATATTCTTATTTGAAAATGGTTCGGATTCTCCAACAAAACGTTTCGTAATTGAAACCAAAACCGATTCTACCCTTACTTTAAAAAACAAAGGCAAAGCCTATTCATTTTTTGCTTCAAATAAAGCAACAAAAGCTGAAGTGATTAATGGAAAAATTCAACCAAATGAAGGGTTTTCTACCCATAGTTTATTACGTGGAATTTTAGGAATGTTTGCACTTTTAGGAATTGCTTACCTATTTAGTTCAAATAGAAAAGCAGTAAATTGGAAAACCATAGGAATTGGATTAGGTGTACAATTAATTTTAGCTGTAGGAGTATTAAAAGTAGGATTTGTTAAAACCGGATTTGAATTCGTTGGAAGTTTATTTGTAAAGGTGTTAGATTTCACTAGAGCGGGAAGCGAATTCTTACTTGGTGGCATGATGAATGTAGATAATTTTGGATTTATTTTCTTATTTCAAGTATTACCAACAATCATTTTCTTTTCTGCTTTAACATCTTTGTTGTTTTATTTGGGAGTTATCCAAATTGTAGTAAAAGGTATGGCTACAATTTTAACGAAATTGATGAATATTTCAGGCGCAGAAGGTTTATCAACAGCTGGAAATATTTTCTTAGGTCAAACCGAAGCTCCTTTAATGATTAAAGCTTATTTAGAAAAAATGAACCGAAGCGAAATCTTCTTAGTAATGACTGGAGGAATGGCTACAGTGGCTGGAGGAGTTTTAGCGGCTTACATAAGTTTTTTAGGCGGAAACGATCCTGTATTGCGATTAGAATTTGCAAAACACTTATTAGCAGCATCTGTAATGGCGGCTCCTGGCGCTATTATCATTTCAAAAATATTATGTCCACAAACAGAATCTGTCAATACAGATGTTGAAGTTACAAAAGAAAAAATTGGTTCCAATATATTAGATGCTATTGCAACAGGAACAACCGAAGGTTTAAAATTAGCTGCAAACGTAGCCGCTATGTTATTAGTTTTCATTGCTTTCATTGCGATGATTAACTATACTTTTGGGAAAATCGGACTTTGGACAGGCTTAAATGATGTTATTGCAGCGAATACGCCTTATAAATCATTCTCATTAGAAACTATTTTAGGAATTATCTTTTCGCCTTTAATGTGGTTAATTGGAATTGCTAAAGAAGACATGATGTTAATGGGACAATTGTTAGGAATCAAATTAGCCGCATCAGAATTTGTGGGTTATATCCAATTAGCAGAATTGAAAAACGTAGCTAACGAAGTCCATTTCACATTTAACAAATCGGTAATTATGGCAACCTATATGTTATGTGGATTTGCAAACTTTGCTTCTATCGGAATTCAAATTGGTGGAATTGGTTCATTAGCACCAAACCAAAGAAAAACCTTATCAGAATTCGGTTTGAAAGCTGTATTAGGAGGAAGTTTAGCTTCATTACTATCAGCAACTATTGCAGGAATGATTATTGGATAA
- a CDS encoding four helix bundle protein: MRNFRDLEVWYLSRGLAKEIYFLMKTIPDEEKFGLTSQIKRSVISIPSNIAEGCAKKSNKDFSRFLEISLGSCYELETQLILCSDVELIKEEIIEEKIILLQTLEKKITSFINYLATQ, from the coding sequence ATGAGAAATTTTAGAGACTTAGAAGTTTGGTATTTATCAAGAGGTTTAGCTAAAGAAATTTATTTTCTAATGAAAACCATTCCTGATGAAGAAAAATTTGGCTTAACTTCTCAGATAAAAAGAAGCGTAATTTCTATTCCTTCCAACATAGCTGAAGGTTGTGCAAAAAAATCAAATAAAGATTTTTCTAGATTCCTAGAAATTAGCCTAGGCTCTTGTTACGAATTAGAAACCCAGTTAATTCTTTGTTCAGATGTTGAATTAATAAAAGAAGAAATTATCGAGGAAAAAATTATATTGCTACAAACTTTAGAAAAGAAAATAACCTCTTTCATAAATTATTTAGCAACACAATAA
- a CDS encoding thymidylate synthase, whose translation MKQYHDLVKHVLENGNQKGDRTGTGTLSVFGYQMRFNLSEGFPMVTTKKLHLKSIIYELLWFLKGDTNIKYLQENGVKIWDEWADENGDLGPVYGHQWRNWNSEEIDQITELIETLKTNPNSRRMLVSAWNPSVLPDTSVSFAENVANGKAALPPCHAFFQFYVADGKLSCQLYQRSADIFLGVPFNIASYALFTMMIAQVCDLQVGEFIHTFGDAHIYNNHIEQLQLQLSRECRPLPTMKLNPEIKNIFDFKFEDFTLEGYDPHPHIKGVVAV comes from the coding sequence ATGAAACAATATCACGATTTAGTAAAACACGTATTAGAAAACGGCAACCAAAAAGGCGACCGTACAGGAACTGGAACCTTAAGTGTTTTTGGGTACCAAATGCGTTTTAATTTAAGCGAAGGTTTCCCAATGGTAACCACAAAAAAATTACACTTAAAATCGATTATTTACGAATTGTTGTGGTTTTTAAAAGGCGATACTAATATCAAATATTTACAAGAAAACGGTGTGAAAATTTGGGACGAATGGGCGGATGAAAATGGCGATTTAGGTCCGGTTTACGGCCACCAATGGCGTAATTGGAACAGCGAAGAAATTGACCAAATTACCGAATTAATCGAAACATTAAAAACCAACCCAAACAGCAGAAGAATGTTGGTTTCTGCTTGGAATCCTAGTGTTTTACCGGATACTTCAGTTTCGTTTGCAGAAAATGTTGCTAATGGAAAAGCCGCTTTGCCTCCATGTCATGCGTTTTTTCAGTTTTATGTGGCGGATGGAAAATTAAGTTGCCAGTTGTACCAACGCAGTGCTGATATTTTCTTAGGTGTTCCGTTTAATATTGCATCTTATGCTTTGTTTACGATGATGATTGCACAAGTTTGCGATTTACAAGTAGGCGAATTCATCCACACCTTTGGTGATGCGCATATTTACAACAACCATATCGAACAATTACAATTACAACTATCGCGCGAGTGTCGCCCTTTACCAACGATGAAATTAAATCCAGAAATTAAAAATATTTTCGATTTTAAATTTGAAGATTTTACATTAGAAGGGTATGACCCTCATCCCCATATTAAAGGAGTTGTGGCCGTTTAA